From Chloroflexota bacterium, one genomic window encodes:
- a CDS encoding DUF421 domain-containing protein: protein MFTLAVSPLELVVRSILVYVVFFGGLRLFGKREIGQFTLFDLALVLLAANAVQPAVTGPDASVPGGVIILVTLFATNRLVAEARTRLPWVRRLLEFSPTVIGRDGAWLPDVLEREGLDLTDCDAALREHGLDDVSDVKLATLEEDGSISIVPVEGMTVDAARRRRRRFRRSR, encoded by the coding sequence GTGTTCACCCTCGCCGTCTCCCCCCTCGAGCTCGTCGTCCGCTCGATCCTCGTCTACGTCGTCTTCTTCGGTGGTCTGCGGCTGTTCGGCAAGCGCGAGATCGGCCAGTTCACCCTCTTCGACCTCGCCCTCGTCCTCCTCGCCGCGAACGCGGTCCAGCCGGCGGTCACCGGTCCCGACGCGTCGGTCCCAGGAGGCGTCATCATCCTCGTCACGCTCTTCGCGACGAACCGGCTCGTCGCCGAAGCACGGACGCGTCTCCCGTGGGTCCGCCGGCTCCTGGAGTTCAGCCCGACCGTCATCGGCCGCGACGGCGCCTGGCTCCCAGACGTCCTCGAGCGCGAGGGCCTCGACCTCACCGACTGCGATGCCGCCCTCCGGGAGCACGGTCTCGACGACGTGAGCGACGTCAAGCTCGCGACCCTCGAGGAGGACGGCTCGATCAGCATCGTGCCCGTGGAAGGGATGACGGTCGACGCGGCACGTCGGCGGCGGCGCCGGTTTCGCCGGTCGCGCTGA